A part of Jiangella alba genomic DNA contains:
- a CDS encoding DUF2203 domain-containing protein yields the protein MSDVYTAAEARAVLDRLRPTLDALIEVRADLAELGAAVQSGAPSALGGLPELKAAQARLDELLSAVVASGVEVKGIAPVLLDFPSVLDDEPVLLCWLEGDAKLAWYHRADLGFAGRRPLPPAP from the coding sequence ATGAGCGACGTCTACACCGCCGCCGAGGCGCGCGCCGTCCTGGACCGGCTGCGTCCGACCCTCGACGCCCTGATCGAGGTCCGCGCCGACCTCGCCGAGCTGGGCGCCGCCGTCCAGAGCGGCGCGCCGTCCGCGCTGGGCGGGCTGCCGGAGCTGAAGGCCGCGCAGGCCCGCCTCGACGAACTGCTGTCCGCGGTGGTCGCGTCCGGCGTCGAGGTCAAGGGCATCGCGCCCGTGCTGCTGGACTTCCCGTCCGTCCTCGACGACGAGCCGGTGCTGCTGTGCTGGCTCGAGGGCGACGCCAAGCTGGCCTGGTACCACCGCGCCGATCTCGGCTTCGCCGGGCGCCGTCCGCTCCCGCCTGCTCCTTAG
- a CDS encoding (2Fe-2S)-binding protein, which translates to MTRITMTVDGVRYDDDVEPRTLLVQHLRDRLGKVGTVVGCDTSNCGACTVLLSGTSVKSCSVLAVQADGADVTTIEGLAGADGELHPVQTAFHEQHGLQCGFCTPGMIMASVDLLTENPDPTDDEIREGLEGNLCRCTGYQNIVRAVHAAAESMRTSVPSTPESAEAAEGVTT; encoded by the coding sequence ATGACCAGAATCACCATGACGGTCGACGGCGTCCGGTACGACGACGACGTCGAGCCACGCACGCTGCTCGTCCAGCACCTGCGCGACCGGCTCGGCAAGGTCGGCACCGTGGTCGGTTGCGACACCAGCAACTGCGGCGCCTGCACCGTCCTGCTGTCCGGCACCAGCGTCAAGAGCTGCTCCGTCCTGGCCGTGCAGGCCGACGGCGCGGACGTCACCACCATCGAGGGCCTGGCCGGCGCCGACGGCGAGCTGCATCCCGTCCAGACGGCCTTCCACGAGCAGCACGGCCTGCAGTGCGGGTTCTGCACGCCGGGCATGATCATGGCCTCGGTCGACCTGCTCACCGAGAACCCCGACCCCACCGACGACGAGATCCGCGAGGGCCTCGAGGGCAACCTGTGCCGCTGCACGGGCTACCAGAACATCGTCCGGGCGGTCCACGCGGCGGCCGAGTCCATGCGCACCAGCGTGCCGTCGACGCCGGAGAGCGCCGAGGCGGCCGAGGGGGTGACGACGTGA
- a CDS encoding M14 family metallopeptidase, with the protein MAASRRRSRRLTAAAVALGLGVSLLVTSGAGADDGGELEAYTADVTAAQAAEISADGLDVTAAEPTASGVRMDLVLTEDEVRALRGRGVDAEVKRNADGLSATEAAARQAAAGYTVWRSWDEDGGLRDQLYDLARANPQIAKLVVLGETYEGREIIALKLTQGARGIADGTRPAVLYSSLQHAREWISGEVNRRMLTSLVDGWRANDRDVRSLLRRNEYWFVLVANPDGYQYTFDNERLWRKNLRDNDGDGTTTALDGVDPNRNYPEHFQYDEEGSSSLISSDTYRGPEAGSEPETQAMLALYDRVDFAFHVNWHSAGEWLLYPEGWQTGTPSADDPIYFALSGNLDTPAIAGWEPGLSSDVLYVTNGETTDFAHSQRGTLAWTPELGEGVPGSGFVFPDDEALVQAEFEKVRPFAMDVARSAADPDDPVSHLGLTTKPFYLQSDDTYKAGLPQADFTFDYSYGDPQEVRVLAKRDLGDVTVRYRVDGGPVQSAPTDEWDGGDRYGGGTDVYYRVMSGVVTGTEPGDTVEVWFEGGGETSDSFTYTAVSESANDVLVLAAEDYTGASPVQPAGGPHHLAAYEEALTANGVGYDVYDVDARGRTAPDALGVLSHYDAVVWYTGDDIVTREPGWAGGTASRLAMDELLEVRDFLNEGGQVLYTGKYAGTQYTQNHGLQAYDPTAANAQCAADPAVQARCRVLAGSGDLTNDVLQYWLGAYLLVDDAGTTDDGLLDVIGGDEGPFEGMGWGFDPAGNQDHSNSQVVTSGILDPETYPQFDSWVAARWDREGGPFEPHTGDFYVYSQIGDVSFKRLTNTVSVPAGGATLSFWTSYDTEAAWDHLFVEAAPAGTDDWTTLPDANGNTSQETAGGSCPAGWNTLHPRLEHYQTVVDGTTCLPTGTTGAWNAASGNSGGWQEWSIDLTPYAGGDVDLSISYASDWAVQGLGVFVDDITVSTGDGDTSFETDLGGWEVPGPPEGSAPNANDFLRTTAGGFPEAAVTATPGTLYAGFGLEGIEDAAERAAVMERALKHLLD; encoded by the coding sequence ATGGCCGCATCTCGTCGTCGCTCCCGCCGTCTCACCGCCGCTGCCGTCGCCCTCGGGCTCGGCGTCTCGCTGCTGGTCACCAGCGGCGCGGGCGCCGACGACGGCGGCGAGCTCGAGGCCTACACCGCCGACGTCACCGCCGCGCAGGCGGCCGAGATCAGCGCCGACGGCCTCGACGTCACCGCCGCCGAGCCGACCGCGTCCGGCGTCCGCATGGACCTGGTGCTCACCGAGGACGAGGTGCGGGCGCTGCGCGGCCGCGGCGTCGACGCCGAGGTGAAGCGCAACGCCGACGGGCTGAGCGCCACCGAGGCGGCGGCCCGGCAGGCGGCCGCCGGGTACACCGTCTGGCGCTCGTGGGACGAGGACGGCGGGCTGCGCGACCAGCTGTACGACCTGGCGAGGGCCAACCCGCAGATCGCCAAGCTGGTCGTGCTCGGCGAGACGTACGAGGGCCGCGAGATCATCGCGCTCAAGCTGACCCAGGGCGCCCGCGGCATCGCCGACGGCACCCGCCCGGCGGTGCTGTACAGCTCGCTGCAGCACGCACGTGAGTGGATCTCCGGCGAGGTCAACCGCCGGATGCTGACCAGCCTGGTCGACGGCTGGCGGGCCAACGACCGCGACGTGCGCAGCCTGCTGCGGCGCAACGAGTACTGGTTCGTGCTGGTGGCCAACCCGGACGGCTACCAGTACACGTTCGACAACGAGCGGCTGTGGCGGAAGAACCTGCGCGACAACGACGGCGACGGCACCACCACGGCACTCGACGGCGTCGACCCGAACCGCAACTACCCCGAGCACTTCCAGTACGACGAGGAGGGCTCGTCGTCGCTGATCTCCAGCGACACGTACCGCGGGCCGGAGGCCGGCTCCGAGCCGGAGACGCAGGCGATGCTGGCGCTCTACGACCGCGTCGACTTCGCCTTCCACGTGAACTGGCACTCGGCCGGCGAGTGGCTGCTGTACCCGGAGGGCTGGCAGACCGGCACCCCGAGCGCCGACGACCCGATCTACTTCGCGCTGTCGGGCAACCTGGACACCCCGGCGATCGCCGGCTGGGAACCTGGCCTGTCGTCGGACGTCCTGTACGTGACCAACGGCGAGACCACCGACTTCGCGCACTCCCAGCGCGGCACCCTCGCGTGGACGCCGGAACTGGGCGAGGGCGTGCCCGGCAGCGGCTTCGTCTTCCCCGACGACGAGGCGCTGGTGCAGGCCGAGTTCGAGAAGGTGCGGCCGTTCGCCATGGACGTCGCGAGGTCCGCGGCCGACCCGGACGACCCGGTGTCGCACCTGGGCCTCACGACGAAGCCGTTCTACCTGCAGAGCGACGACACCTACAAGGCCGGGCTGCCGCAGGCGGACTTCACCTTCGACTACTCCTACGGCGACCCGCAGGAGGTGCGGGTGCTGGCCAAGCGCGACCTCGGCGACGTGACGGTGAGGTACCGCGTCGACGGCGGCCCGGTGCAGAGCGCGCCCACCGACGAGTGGGACGGCGGCGACCGCTACGGCGGCGGCACCGACGTCTACTACCGGGTGATGAGCGGCGTCGTCACCGGCACCGAGCCCGGCGACACCGTCGAGGTGTGGTTCGAGGGCGGCGGCGAGACCAGCGACTCGTTCACTTACACCGCGGTCTCGGAATCCGCGAACGACGTGCTGGTGCTGGCCGCCGAGGACTACACCGGCGCCTCACCGGTGCAGCCGGCCGGCGGCCCGCACCACCTGGCCGCCTACGAGGAGGCGCTGACGGCGAACGGCGTCGGCTACGACGTGTACGACGTCGACGCCCGCGGCCGGACCGCGCCGGACGCCCTGGGCGTGCTGTCGCACTACGACGCCGTCGTCTGGTACACCGGCGACGACATCGTCACCCGCGAGCCGGGCTGGGCCGGTGGCACCGCGTCGCGGCTGGCCATGGACGAGCTGCTGGAGGTCCGCGACTTCCTCAACGAGGGCGGCCAGGTGCTGTACACCGGCAAGTACGCCGGCACCCAGTACACCCAGAACCACGGGCTGCAGGCCTACGACCCGACGGCCGCGAACGCGCAGTGCGCCGCCGACCCGGCGGTGCAGGCGCGGTGCCGGGTGCTGGCAGGCTCCGGCGACCTCACCAACGACGTGCTGCAGTACTGGCTCGGCGCCTACCTGCTGGTCGACGACGCCGGCACCACCGACGACGGCCTGCTCGACGTCATCGGCGGCGACGAGGGCCCGTTCGAGGGCATGGGCTGGGGGTTCGACCCGGCCGGGAACCAGGACCACAGCAACTCGCAGGTCGTCACCAGCGGCATCCTCGACCCCGAGACGTACCCGCAGTTCGACAGCTGGGTCGCGGCGCGCTGGGACCGCGAGGGCGGCCCGTTCGAGCCGCACACCGGCGACTTCTACGTCTACTCGCAGATCGGCGACGTCTCGTTCAAGCGGCTGACGAACACGGTGTCCGTGCCCGCGGGCGGCGCGACGCTGTCGTTCTGGACGTCGTACGACACCGAGGCGGCCTGGGACCACCTGTTCGTCGAGGCCGCACCGGCCGGCACCGACGACTGGACCACGCTGCCGGACGCGAACGGGAACACGTCGCAGGAGACCGCGGGCGGCAGTTGCCCGGCGGGCTGGAACACCCTGCACCCGCGGCTGGAGCACTACCAGACCGTCGTCGACGGCACCACGTGCCTGCCGACCGGCACGACCGGCGCGTGGAACGCCGCCTCGGGCAACTCCGGCGGCTGGCAGGAATGGTCGATCGACCTCACCCCGTACGCCGGCGGCGACGTCGACCTGTCGATCAGCTACGCCAGCGACTGGGCGGTCCAGGGCCTGGGCGTCTTCGTCGACGACATCACCGTCAGCACCGGCGACGGCGACACGTCGTTCGAGACCGACCTCGGCGGCTGGGAGGTGCCCGGCCCGCCCGAAGGGAGCGCGCCGAACGCCAACGACTTCCTCCGCACGACGGCCGGCGGCTTCCCGGAGGCGGCCGTCACGGCGACGCCCGGCACGCTCTACGCCGGGTTCGGCCTGGAGGGCATCGAGGACGCGGCCGAGCGGGCCGCCGTCATGGAGCGGGCGCTCAAGCACCTGCTCGACTGA